The proteins below are encoded in one region of Saccopteryx leptura isolate mSacLep1 chromosome 1, mSacLep1_pri_phased_curated, whole genome shotgun sequence:
- the TCF20 gene encoding transcription factor 20 isoform X1, whose protein sequence is MKETSPPGQEREGPGKRTWKAPQAAWPLPGEMLEGCWPAAVLLNSMQSFREQSSYHGNQQSYPQEVHSSSRLEEFSPRQAQMFQNFGGAGGGSGGSSGGSSGGRRGTTAAAAAMTSETSGHQGYQSFRKEAGDFYYMASNKDPVATGTPQPPQRRPSGPVQSYGPPQGSSFGNQYGSEGHVGQFQAQHSGLGGVSHYQQDYTGPFSPGSAQYQQQASSQQQQQQQQQVQQLRQQLYQSHQPLPQAAGQPATGSSHLQPMQRPSTLPSTAAGYQLRVGQFGQHYQSSAASSSSSSFPSPQRFSQSGQSYDSSYSVNAGSQYEGHNVSSNAQAYGTQSNYSYQPPSMKNFEQAKIPQGTQQGQQQQPPQQQAQQQPQQQHAPQHVMQYTSAATKLPLQSQVGQYSQPEVPVRSPMQFHQNFSPISNPSPAASVVQSPSCSSTPSPLMQSGENLPCGQGSVPMASRNRILQLMPQLSPTPSMMPSPNSHAAGFKGFGLEGVPEKRLTDPGLSSLSALSTQVANLPNTVQHMLLSDALTPQKKTSKRPSSSSKKADSCTNSEGSSQPEEQLKSPMAESLDGGCSSSSEDQGERVRQLSGQSTSSDTTYKGGASEKAGSSPAQGAPNEAPRLSASPAAREEATSPGAKDTSPSSESNPKVNEKTVGVIVSREAMTTRAEKPGGQDKGSQEDDPTATQRPPSTGGAKETSHAVLPQPEPPGGGSKGNKSGDNSNHNGEGNGQSGHPAVGSGFIGRTEPSKSPGSLRYSYKDSFGSAMPRNVGGFPQYPTGQDKGDFTGHGERKGRNEKFPSLLQEVLQGYHHHPDRRYSRSSQEHQGMAGGLEGTTRPNVLISQTNELASRGLLNKSIGSLLENPHWGPWERKSGSTAAEMKQINLADYPIPRKFEIEPQSSVHEPGGSLSERRSVICDISPLRQIVRDPGAHSLGHMGADTRLGRNERLNPSLSQSVILPGGLVSMETKLKSQSGQIKEEDFEQSKSQASFNNKKSGDHCHPASIKHESYRGNASPGSAAHDSISDYGPQDSRPTPMRRVPGRIGGREGMRGRSPSQYHDFSEKLKMSPGRSRGPGGDPHHMNPHMTFSERANRSSLHTPFSPNSESLASAYHTNTRAHAYGDPSAGLNSQLHYKRQMYQQQQEEYKDWSSSSAQGVIAAAQHRQEGARKSPRQQQFLDRVRSPVKNDKDGMMYGPPMGTYHDPSGQESGRCLMSSDGLSNKGIELKHGSQKLQQESCWDLSRQTSPAKSSCPPGMSNQKRYGPPHETDGHGLAESTQSSKPSNVMLRLPGQEDHSSQNPLIMRRRVRSFISPIPSKRQSQDMRNSNTEDKGRLLHPSKEGSDKAFNSYAHLSHSQDFKSIPKRESTKDLPSSDGRNCPAVTLTSPAKTKILPPRKGRGLKLEAIVQKITSPNIRRSASSNSAEVGGDTVTLDDILSLKSGPPEGGNVAVQDAEMEKRKGEVVSDLVCPKNQELNVEKPIARSSEEWRGIGDDKVKTETHPDMITAGKEPPGAMTSTTSQKPGSNQGRPDGSLGGAAPLIFPDSKNVPAAAGLAPEANPKAEEKETDTVTISPKQEGFPPKGYFPSGKKKGRPIGSVNKQKKQQQPPPPPPQPPHIPEGSADGEPKPKKQRQRRERRKPGAQPRKRKTKQAVPIVEPQEPEIKLKYATQPLDKSDAKNKSFFPYIHVVNKCELGAVCTIINAEEEEQTKLVRGRKGQRSLTPPPSSTESKALPASSFMLQGPVVTESSVMGHLVCCLCGKWASYRNMGDLFGPFYPQDYAATLPKNPPPKRTTEMQSKVKVRHKSASNGSKTDTEEEEEQQQQKEQRSLAAHPRFKRRHRSEDCGGGPRSLARGLPCKKATTEGSSEKTVLDSKPSVPTTSEGGPELELQIPELPLDSNEFWVHEGCILWANGIYLVCGRLYGLHEALEIAREMKCSHCQEAGATLGCYNKGCSFRYHYPCAIDTDCLLHEENFSLRCPKHKPPLPCPLPALQNKTAKGSLSTEQSERG, encoded by the coding sequence GAGGGCTGTTGGCCCGCCGCTGTGCTGCTGAACAGTATGCAGTCCTTTCGAGAGCAGAGCAGTTACCACGGAAACCAGCAGAGCTACCCGCAGGAGGTACACAGTTCCTCCCGGCTAGAAGAGTTCAGCCCTCGCCAGGCCCAGATGTTCCAGAATTTTGGGGGTGCAGGAGGCGGCAGTGGTGGCAGCAGCGGTGGCAGTAGTGGTGGCCGACGAGGGACCACAGCAGCTGCGGCAGCGATGACTAGTGAGACCTCTGGACATCAAGGCTACCAGAGTTTCAGGAAAGAAGCTGGAGACTTCTACTACATGGCCAGCAACAAAGACCCTGTGGCAACAGGCACCCCACAGCCTCCTCAGCGAAGGCCTTCTGGGCCTGTGCAGAGCTATGGACCCCCGCAGGGGAGCAGCTTTGGCAATCAGTATGGGAGTGAAGGTCACGTGGGCCAGTTTCAAGCACAGCACTCTGGCCTTGGTGGTGTGTCTCACTATCAGCAGGACTACACGGGGCCTTTCTCTCCGGGGAGTGCTCAGTACCAGCAGCAGGCCTctagccagcagcagcagcagcaacagcagcaagtCCAGCAGCTGAGACAGCAGCTCTACCAGTCCCATCAGCCTCTGCCACAGGCTGCTGGCCAGCCAGCCACTGGCTCATCCCATCTGCAGCCGATGCAGCGGCCGTCGACTCTGCCGTCCACTGCCGCTGGTTATCAGTTACGAGTAGGTCAGTTTGGCCAGCACTACCAGTCTTCTGCTgcttcgtcctcctcctcctcctttccgtCACCGCAGCGTTTCAGCCAGTCTGGTCAGAGCTATGACAGCAGTTACAGTGTGAATGCTGGCTCCCAGTATGAAGGGCATAATGTGAGTTCTAATGCACAGGCTTATGGAACACAATCAAATTACAGCTATCAGCCTCCATCTATGAAAAATTTTGAACAAGCAAAGATCCCACAAGGGAcccagcaggggcagcagcagcagccgccgcaGCAGCAGGCTCAGCAGCAGCCGCAGCAGCAGCATGCGCCACAGCACGTGATGCAGTACACCAGTGCTGCCACCAAGCTGCCCCTGCAGAGCCAGGTGGGGCAGTACAGCCAGCCCGAGGTGCCTGTGAGGTCCCCCATGCAGTTCCATCAGAACTTCAGCCCCATTTCTAACCCTTCTCCAGCTGCCTCTGTGGTTCAGTCTCCAAGCTGTAGCTCTACCCCATCTCCTCTCATGCAGAGTGGGGAGAATCTCCCATGTGGGCAAGGCAGTGTGCCCATGGCTTCCAGAAACAGAATCTTACAGTTAATGCCTCAGCTCAGCCCAACCCCATCGATGATGCCCAGTCCTAACTCACATGCTGCAGGCTTTAAAGGGTTTGGACTTGAAGGAGTGCCAGAAAAGCGACTGACAGACCCTGGGCTGAGTAGTCTGAGTGCCCTGAGTACTCAAGTGGCCAATCTTCCTAATACTGTCCAGCACATGCTACTCTCTGATGCCCTGACACCTCAGAAGAAGACCTCCAAGAGgccctcctcctcttctaagAAAGCAGACAGCTGCACAAACTCTGAAGGCTCCTCCCAGCCTGAAGAACAGCTGAAGTCTCCTATGGCAGAGTCGCTGGATGGAGGCTGCTCTAGCAGTTCCGAGGATCAAGGCGAGAGAGTGAGGCAGCTGAGTGGCCAGAGCACCAGCTCTGACACCACCTACAAGGGGGGAGCCTCAGAGAAAGCTGGCTCTTCCCCAGCACAAGGCGCTCCGAATGAAGCTCCCAGACTCAGTGCCAGCCCTGCAGCCAGAGAAGAGGCGACCTCGCCAGGTGCTAAGGACACATCACCATCATCTGAGAGCAACCCAAAAGTCAATGAGAAGACTGTTGGAGTGATTGTCTCCCGGGAAGCCATGACAACTCGTGCAGAGAAGCCTGGTGGACAGGATAAAGGCTCCCAAGAAGATGATCCCACAGCCACTCAAAGGCCACCCAGCACTGGTGGGGCCAAGGAAACCAGTCATGCAGTGCTTCCACAGCCAGAGCCTCCGGGAGGAGGGAGCAAAGGAAACAAGAGCGGAGATAACTCCAACCACAATGGAGAGGGCAATGGCCAGAGTGGGCACCCTGCAGTGGGCTCTGGCTTCATAGGCAGAACTGAGCCTAGCAAGTCTCCTGGAAGCCTGCGCTATAGTTACAAAGACAGCTTCGGGTCAGCAATGCCAAGAAATGTTGGTGGCTTTCCTCAGTATCCTACAGGACAAGATAAGGGGGATTTCACTGGCCATGGGGAGCGAAAGGGCAGAAATGAGAAGTTCCCTAGCCTTCTGCAGGAAGTGCTTCAGGGTTATCACCACCACCCTGACAGGAGATACTCTAGAAGTAGTCAGGAGCATCAGGGCATGGCTGGTGGCCTGGAGGGAACCACGAGGCCTAATGTCTTAATTAGTCAAACCAATGAATTAGCAAGCAGGGGCCTTTTGAACAAAAGCATTGGGTCCCTATTAGAAAACCCTCATTGGGGTCCCTGGGAGAGGAAATCAGGCAGCACGGCAGCTGAAATGAAACAGATCAATTTGGCAGACTATCCAATTCCCAGAAAGTTTGAAATAGAGCCTCAGTCATCAGTGCATGAGCCCGGGGGTTCCCTCTCTGAAAGAAGATCAGTGATCTGTGACATTTCTCCTCTAAGGCAGATTGTCAGGGACCCAGGGGCTCACTCGCTGGGACACATGGGTGCCGACACCAGACTTGGGAGGAATGAACGCCTCAATCCAAGTTTGAGTCAGTCGGTCATTCTTCCAGGTGGCTTGGTGTCCATGGAAACAAAGCTGAAATCCCAGAGCGGGCAGATAAAAGAGGAAGACTTTGAGCAATCCAAATCCCAAGCCAGTTTCAACAACAAGAAATCTGGAGACCACTGCCATCCTGCTAGCATCAAGCACGAGTCTTACCGAGGCAATGCCAGCCCTGGATCTGCCGCCCATGATTCCATCTCAGACTATGGTCCACAAGACAGCAGACCCACACCCATGCGGCGGGTTCCTGGCAGAATAGGTGGTCGAGAGGGCATGAGGGGTCGGTCCCCTTCTCAGTATCatgatttttcagaaaaattgaagatgtctcctgggaggagcaggggccCAGGAGGAGACCCTCATCACATGAACCCACATATGACCTTTTCAGAGAGAGCCAATAGGAGTTCATTACACACTCCCTTTTCTCCCAACTCAGAAAGCCTGGCCTCTGCGTATCATACAAACACTCGGGCTCATGCTTATGGGGACCCCAGTGCAGGTTTGAATTCTCAGCTCCATTACAAGAGGCAGATGTACCAGCAGCAACAAGAGGAATATAAAGACTGGAGCAGCAGCTCTGCTCAGGGAGTGATTGCTGCGGCCCAACATAGGCAGGAGGGGGCCCGGAAGAGCCCCAGGCAGCAGCAGTTCCTGGACAGAGTGCGGAGCCCTGTGAAAAATGACAAAGATGGCATGATGTATGGCCCACCGATGGGGACTTACCATGACCCCAGTGGTCAGGAAAGTGGGCGCTGCCTCATGTCCAGTGATGGTCTGTCTAACAAAGGCATTGAATTGAAGCATGGCTCCCAGAAGTTACAACAAGAATCCTGTTGGGATCTTTCTCGGCAGACTTCTCCAGCCAAAAGCAGCTGCCCTCCAGGAATGTCCAATCAAAAAAGGTATGGACCTCCCCACGAGACTGACGGACATGGACTGGCGGAATCTACACAGTCATCGAAACCTAGCAATGTTATGCTGAGGCTTCCAGGTCAAGAGGATCATTCTTCTCAAAACCCCCTAATCATGAGGAGGCGGGTTCGTTCTTTTATTTCACCCATTCCCAGTAAGAGGCAGTCACAAGACATGAGGAACAGTAACACTGAAGATAAAGGACGCCTTCTTCACCCATCAAAAGAAGGCTCTGATAAAGCGTTCAATTCCTATGCCCATCTTTCTCACAGTCAGGACTTCAAGTCCATCCCTAAGAGGGAATCCACCAAGGACCTTCCGAGTTCAGACGGTAGAAACTGCCCTGCTGTTACCCTCACAAGTCCTGCTAAGACCAAAATACTGCCCCCTCGCAAAGGACGGGGGTTGAAATTGGAAGCTATAGTTCAGAAGATCACATCCCCAAATATTAGGAGGAGTGCATCCTCAAACAGTGCAGAGGTTGGGGGAGACACAGTTACCCTGGATGACATACTGTCTTTGAAGAGTGGCCCTCCCGAAGGTGGGAATGTTGCTGTTCAGGATGCtgagatggagaagagaaaaggTGAGGTTGTATCTGACCTAGTCTGTCCAAAAAACCAGGAGCTGAACGTAGAAAAACCTATCGCAAGGTCTTCAGAGGAGTGGCGTGGCATTGGGGACGACAAAGTAAAGACTGAGACACACCCAGACATGATCACTGCTGGAAAGGAACCCCCTGGTGCCATGACATCCACAACCTCACAGAAGCCTGGGAGTAACCAGGGTAGACCAGATGGTTCCCTGGGTGGTGCAGCACCTTTAATCTTTCCGGATTCAAAGAATGTACCTGCAGCAGCCGGACTGGCCCCTGAGGCAAATCCTAAGGCTGAAGAGAAGGAGACTGATACAGTGACTATTTCCCCCAAACAAGAGGGTTTCCCTCCAAAGGGGTATTTCCCTtcaggaaagaagaaggggagaccTATAGGTAGTGTGAATAAGCAAAAGAAACAGCAGCAgccaccacctccaccccctcaacCCCCTCATATACCAGAAGGTTCTGCAGATGGAGAGCCAAAGCCAAAaaagcagaggcagaggagggagagaaggaagcccGGGGCCCAACCAAGGAAGCGGAAAACCAAACAGGCAGTTCCCATCGTAGAACCCCAAGAACCTGAGATCAAACTAAAGTATGCCACCCAGCCACTGGATAAAAGCGATGCCAAGAACAAGTCTTTTTTCCCTTATATCCATGTAGTAAATAAGTGTGAACTTGGAGCTGTTTGTACAATCAtcaatgctgaagaagaagaacAGACCAAATTGGTGAGGGGTCGGAAGGGGCAAAGGTCTCTGACTCCACCACCCAGCAGCACTGAGAGTAAGGCGCTCCCAGCCTCATCCTTCATGCTGCAGGGACCTGTAGTGACAGAGTCTTCTGTTATGGGGCACTTGGTTTGCTGTCTGTGCGGCAAGTGGGCCAGTTACCGAAACATGGGTGACCTCTTTGGACCCTTTTATCCCCAAGATTATGCAGCCACTCTCCCGAAGAACCCACCTCCTAAGAGGACCACAGAAATGCAGAGCAAAGTTAAGGTACGGCACAAAAGCGCTTCCAATGGCTCCAAGACGGacactgaggaggaggaggagcagcagcagcagaaggagcaGAGGAGCCTGGCTGCCCACCCCAGGTTTAAGCGGAGACACCGCTCAGAAGACTGTGGTGGAGGCCCTCGGTCCCTGGCCCGGGGCCTTCCCTGTAAAAAAGCAACCACAGAGGGCAGCAGTGAAAAGACTGTTTTGGACTCAAAGCCCTCTGTGCCCACCACTTCAGAAGGTGGCCCTGAGCTGGAGTTACAAATCCCTGAACTACCTCTTGACAGCAATGAATTTTGGGTCCATGAGGGTTGTATTCTCTGGGCCAATGGAATCTACCTGGTCTGTGGCAGGCTCTATGGCCTGCATGAAGCGCTGGAAATAGCCAGAGAGATG